The Chryseobacterium viscerum DNA segment ACATCAATAACTCTATTTTCTTTAGTATCAAAAATACAGTATTTGAATTGGATAAATTCATTCTCCGGAATTTCTATAGAAGTTTCCCACATTCCGAAATCTGTCTGATGCAGGTGAATAACTTTTTCATAACTCCAGTTTCCTAAGGATGCTGTGCTTCCAAAAAGTACAATCCTCCAATCCGGATTATAAATAGGAGCTTCTATTCTGAATAGATGGGTATGTTTTTTTAAAACCGTTATTTTTTCGGGAACAAAATCATGCAGTTTATTGTAAAGAATCTTGTTGTTTAAATAGTTTTCGGGAAAATTTTTGTTATTCCATTCGTCAAAAACTATAAATTCCTTATAATTATGAGGAAAACTAAGATGATGCGGAACAAATTCTTCTCTTAATACATTGCCTTTTTCGTTGACCACACGGTATTGATAAGAAATCGATTTTGAGAAATTATCAACTTCACATTTCCACAATCCATTCTCAGCATAAAACATTGTATGGATATGTACTGCAGCTCCTCCCTCTTCTCCAATGACCAACTGCAAATTTTCTCCAGCCTTTACAATATATCCTACATTAAAGTATAGTTTCATCTATATTTTTTTATAAAAATACATTTTAATATCGAAAAATAAAACTTATTAAATATCAAATAATCATTAAAAAACCTTCTCAAATCAATTTGAGAAGGTCTTCATATTCTTAAATATATTTTGTAATTATCTTGTTACGAGAATCTTCTTATTAAATATTGTTTTCCCGGCTTCATCAGTAATATTTACAATATAAGCCCCACTCACAAATCCTTTAAGATATACTTTCTCATCTATCGAAGCATCTTTTACAGACAGATCCTGAGTCATCACATTTTTTCCTGACATATCGAAAATATTCAGTTTAATGTTACCTTTCAGATTCTTATTAGCATGAACGTTAATATAATGCTCATCCACCTTTGTAGGATAAATATCCAGATTGGCTGCCATAGCATTGATCCTGGTAGCTTTATCATTGCCAAAATATTTACTTGCCAAATCATAAATATGCAATCCCTGTTCTCCAGGAAGCTGCTTAGCCTGTAAAGTGGCAAGATCTACCTCATATAAGGCAGCTCCTTTTGCACTTGCAATCACCACTTTTCCCTGGGCATTTACAGCGGATCCATTAACAGAATAGTTATCCGGAATTCCGGTAATTTTGCCAACAAACCTAGCTTTCAGTTCTTTTGTCAGAACCTTAAAAACATTTCCTGAAGCTGCAAAAACATAGAAGTTATTATCTTCATCAGCAATCATATCTCCACCAAACCCCGTTTCCATAGCTGTAAATGAATTTCTACCGTTAGATGGATCATCCTTGATAATCCCAAGATCATTTACTATATATTGTCCACCTTTTTTGCTAATTTCCAGAAACTGTGTCCCGGCATTATTCACAGCATAAATACTACCGTTATACCCTGTTGCCATTCTTGTAATATGAGAATTGATATCACATGACGATACTCTTGCAACAGTATTTTCTACCAGTGTAATCTCTTTAGTCTGTGGGTTTAAAACATATATATTAGAGGAAAACATCGGCATATACACCAGATTATTATTTGAAGAATCATAAGCCAGGGCAGCCATAGTTATTGCTTGAGAATTACTGTAAGAGTTTTTATCTTCAGCTACAATACCTCTTCTAGCCTGCGAAAATACTTTGGTTGAAGAATCAGCTGTAAAAACTTTCTCACCAGAAGTTCCATTACCTGCATCAATTGCCCGAAAATCATTGAAAGTAATACTCTGAGTCTCTTTTCCTACAATCGCAAAGAAATCTTGCTGTGCTTGTGCATTCACACCAAATAACAATAAAAATAGAGGGAATAAATGTTTTTTCATATTATATATTTTTAGATTCGTAATCATTTTGATATGACTAAGTTACACAATTTTCAAGTTAAAAAACAAAAATCCCGGCTATTTGAATAAAGTTGATGATAAATTAATGAATAAACAGCTCTTGTCAGTCATTTCTTCATCCTCTTTAATCAGTTGATAGACTGAATATAAAAATAATTAATAACCTAAATTATACATAATAATTGAGAAGTAATAAATGACTCATGATCTATTATATTTCAGGAGCATTCTCCCGCTATCCATTCATACTCCTCACGCCATCGCGCTCCCACACTCAAACCCACTTTCTCTCTAACCCAAGTTGCGGGGTAACCATTGCTATCGGGGCTAGGAGAAGAATTATGAATGATAAGTTATGAATGATGAGTTTCGAGTTTCGGGTTATGAGTTTTGGGGATCTACATTCTTTA contains these protein-coding regions:
- a CDS encoding T9SS type A sorting domain-containing protein, with protein sequence MKKHLFPLFLLLFGVNAQAQQDFFAIVGKETQSITFNDFRAIDAGNGTSGEKVFTADSSTKVFSQARRGIVAEDKNSYSNSQAITMAALAYDSSNNNLVYMPMFSSNIYVLNPQTKEITLVENTVARVSSCDINSHITRMATGYNGSIYAVNNAGTQFLEISKKGGQYIVNDLGIIKDDPSNGRNSFTAMETGFGGDMIADEDNNFYVFAASGNVFKVLTKELKARFVGKITGIPDNYSVNGSAVNAQGKVVIASAKGAALYEVDLATLQAKQLPGEQGLHIYDLASKYFGNDKATRINAMAANLDIYPTKVDEHYINVHANKNLKGNIKLNIFDMSGKNVMTQDLSVKDASIDEKVYLKGFVSGAYIVNITDEAGKTIFNKKILVTR